Below is a window of Pelagicoccus albus DNA.
TTCCGCAACTGATGCAAAGCGATCCATCCGACCGTGAGCCGCCACCTGAACCGGCGATCCGGAAGATTCATCAAGATCTCCTGCTCCATCAGCCCTAGCTCGCCCAGCTTGCGCTCCCTCGACGACCTTCTCGATCAGACTGATCACTTCGCCAAAATCCCGGAAAGACTTATTGAGCTGAGCGGAAGACGCCGCACATTCTTCCGCATGCGCAGCGTTTGCCTGAACCACTTGGTTCATTTGCTCGCTGGCCAAATTAACCTCCCGCACTCCACTGGACTGCTCCTTCGAGTACCCTTCGATCTCCGAAAGAATTCCACTGACTTCGGCAGTTTTGCCCCTCATCTCAGCAAAGGACTCTCTCGCAGATAGCATGACCCGCGTCCCTTGCCCGACTGTCGCAACAGAATTTTCGATCAAACCAGCAGTGTCCCTCGCCGCAGTCGCCGAACGACCGGCCAACGAACGCACTTCCTCGGCGACCACCGAAAAACCCGCTCCAGCCTCGCCCGCACGGGCGGCCTCAACCGCCGCATTCAAGGCTAGAATGTTCGTTTGGAACGCAATTTCATCGATGGTCTTTATGATCGCCTGCATTTCCGCACTGGATTCGGAAATCTGATCCATGGATTGATGCAATTCATCGATACGCTCGCTGACCTCCCCGATTGAGCGGTTCGCTGCCGTCATCAATGCTATCGCGTCCTCAGCCCGCTCTGCGTTCTTGTCTGATAGGTTCGCGATCTCGCAAACCGTTGCGGTCGTTTCTTCAATGGAGGCAGCCTGCTCCGACGACCCCGAAGCCAGCGTCTGCGAGGCATTTGCGATTTCGGTCGATGACCCAAGGATGCGACCGGAATTTTCATGGAGTCGTTTCATGGCGAGCTCCAAAGGCTTAGCCACACTGACTGCGATACGAATCGAAACCGGCAAAACGACGAAAAGAAAAACGGAGCCGGACACTGCGAAAAAGATAATTCTCTCTTTCAGAAGTTGCTCGTTCAAGACTTCGTTGAAGGCTGCTTGCTGAGTCGCGATGTTATCAATATAAACGCCCGTTCCGATCCACATTTCAGTACCGGGGATCAACTCGGCATAGGACAGCTTAGGTACGATTCCGACGCCTGGCTTATCGAATTGGTAGAATACAAAGCCGCCTCCCTCAATGGCTCGATCTTTCAGTTCCTTGATGAAATAAACGCCACCAGGATCCTTGGCTTCAGCTAAGTCCTTCCCTTGTAAATTCTTCTTAGTCGGTAGCGCTACGACAGTGGTATCCTGATAGATGAAAAAATATCCTGATTCGTCGCTTTCAAAGCGAATGGTATCAATCGCCTCGCGAAGGATCGCGATTTTCGATTCCGTCGATTCTTCTTTTTCAATCAGTCGAGCGAGCGAAACAGCCATCGAATGAGAAGCGACCTGCAGTTTCTCTTTCTGCATGGACAAGAGGCTATCGGCCAAGACCTGGTCTGCGATGGCTTCAGATTTCCTCGTCACACGAGAGGAAAGCAGCGACATTCCAATAAAAAGCAAAGCGACAGCGCCCAAGAGCACATGGAGTCGCCTACGAACCGATAGTTTTTCTAGTTTCATCTTAGAACTATTTAAAGACCGCAAAGCCGGACCGCTTCGCACGCTAAATCCCTTGTGAAAACGACGTTGGCTTGCGGCCCATAAATCAGCGGCTCCCTTTTACTATTTTTTGGAGATCAATTTCAGACCGCTGATAGCAGTGATTCCCAACTGTGATGAATCCACTTTGGTAGCCTTTTAGGCCATTCAGGGCCCCCAACCGTCTTAAGCGCCTTTACAAATGCCCGACCTTCCAATTGATTCCCCGCGTTATGTCACAAACATGCATCCACGAACGCACCTCGCACGAGGAGATAGAAAACGGCCAGAAGCTGCAGCCCAAATTCGACAGCAATGGCCTCATCCCCTGCATCACCACCGAGGTTCATACCAACGAGGTGATCATGTTCGCCTGGATGAACGAAGAAGCCCTCAATCATACCATTGAAACCGGCAAAGCCACCTACTACAGCCGCTCACGCGGAAAACTATGGGTAAAAGGAGAATCCTCTGGCCAAATCCAATGGGTCAAGGAACTCCGTACCGACTGCGACCAGGATGTCATCCTTATCAAAGCAGACATCGGAGAGAACGGGGCCGCCTGCCATACTGGATACAAGTCCTGCTTCTACCGGAAGCTAGACGGCGACAAGCTTGTATTCGACGGAGGAGAGCGGGTATTCGATCCAGCCGAAGTTTATAAAAAGTAATCACTCAACCCAAGAGGGAGAAGCTCAAAAGCTTCCCCTCTTTTTTTGGCGCTTATCCTTCCAGATTCTATGCAAATTCCCTTTCCATACTTCACCGGCTGCCCCGCATGGTCGAATCGCAACTGGATCGGGCGCGTGTTCAGAACCGGAACTGAAACCAGCGAACTGTTGAGGGAATACTCGAGAGTCTTCAACACAGTCGAAGGCAACACTCTCTTCTATGCCCTACCGCCAATGGCAACGGTGGAACGCTGGATGGCTGAAACAGCCGTGCACTTTCGTTTTGCCCCCAAATTTCCCAAGGTCATCTCACATGAACGTAGACTCCAAGGTGCGGGTGAAGAAAACAAAGCGTTCTTCCGGGTACTCGAAGCACTTGCGGACGGAAATAAGCTAGGCCTGTCATTTCTTCAACTTCCGCCCTCCTTCAATATCAATCATTTGGATACGCTTAGTGCCTATCTCAAAAGCTTGCCCAAGAGCTTCAGCTACGCCGTCGAGCCACGGCACATCAGCTGGTACGACAAAGCAGACAACGAGAAGCGGCTGGACGATTTGCTAGAAACCCTAAACATCGACAAAGCCATATTCGACACCCGTCCCCTTTTTGCATCGGATCCCGACAACAAAGACGAAGAAGAGGCGAGAGAGCGAAAGCCGCAGATGCCGATTCGAAAGGTCGGCCTGTCCAACCATCCTGTCATCCGTTTCGTCGGGAAGGACAATCCGAACAAAAACAAAAAATACCTTCGCGAGTGGGCCTCGGTAATCAACAAGTGGATACTAGAAGGCAAGAAGCCATATTTCTTTGCCCATTCAGGCGATGACGACTTCGCCCCCTTCGTCGCCCGCCAGTTCAACGAAAAGCTCAAAAAGATAAACCCGGCGGTTCCGAGCTTAAGTGAGTTCGAGATCGACCGGATCAAACCGGAACAGGAATCAGAGCAGCTCGACCTTTTCTGAGATCGGCTGCCCAAAGCATGCCTCTACTTGTTGCCGCCCGCGAGACCACGTTCGGACGATTCCGCAAAAGCGATGTAAGACTTCGCCTCCTGCGTATCCGCAAAAGAGCTACTTTTGATGGCTTCGATCGCCTGTTGTCGATTCAGTCCCTGACGATAGAAAGTCCGGAAAATGAATTTGATGGCAGACATTTGTTCAGGCGTATAACCGGCCCGCTCTAGGCCAACCTTGTTAAACATGCGGATCTTCGCTGGATTGCCGTCCGCGAGCATGAAAGGCGGAACATCCTGCTCAACCTTGGAACAGCCGCCGATGAAGCAATGCCGCCCGACGTGGCAGAACTGGTGAATACCCGTACCGCCTCCACCAATCCCGGCGTGATCTTCCACGACTACGTGTCCGGCAAAGGCCACCCCATTGCTGGCTATAATATTGTTACCCAACTTACAGCAATGACCGACATGTCCGTACGCTAGCAAAAGATTGTCGTTACCGATTTCTGTGAAATCGCCATCATTTGTAGCGGCATTTATGGATACGTATTCACGAAAAACGTTACGGTCTCCAATCTTCACTCCCGGATTTCCGCCCTTGAACTTCAAATCCTGGGTTTGCATGCCGATGCTGGCGAAAGGGAATATCTGGCAATCCTTGCCAATGGATGTGTTGCCCCAGATCGAAGCATGATGCCAAATCTTAGTGCCGGAACCGATTTTTGCTTGGGGTCCGATCACAGCATACGCACCTACTTCCACATCAGAAGCCAATTCGGCTTTCGGATCAATGACCGCTGTCGGGTGAATATTTCCGCTCATAGATAAAAAAGGTTGTTGGTTAGAAGTCCTGGCCTTCGTCGAGAATCATGAATTTCAGCTCGCCTGAAGACGCGACCTCGTCGCCCACATAACAGGTAGCTGAAGCAGTCCCGATCTTTCCGCGCATGATCTTAAGTAGCTTGATATCGATGCGGAGCTGATCGCCGGGGATGACTTTTCGACGCCACT
It encodes the following:
- a CDS encoding methyl-accepting chemotaxis protein, encoding MKLEKLSVRRRLHVLLGAVALLFIGMSLLSSRVTRKSEAIADQVLADSLLSMQKEKLQVASHSMAVSLARLIEKEESTESKIAILREAIDTIRFESDESGYFFIYQDTTVVALPTKKNLQGKDLAEAKDPGGVYFIKELKDRAIEGGGFVFYQFDKPGVGIVPKLSYAELIPGTEMWIGTGVYIDNIATQQAAFNEVLNEQLLKERIIFFAVSGSVFLFVVLPVSIRIAVSVAKPLELAMKRLHENSGRILGSSTEIANASQTLASGSSEQAASIEETTATVCEIANLSDKNAERAEDAIALMTAANRSIGEVSERIDELHQSMDQISESSAEMQAIIKTIDEIAFQTNILALNAAVEAARAGEAGAGFSVVAEEVRSLAGRSATAARDTAGLIENSVATVGQGTRVMLSARESFAEMRGKTAEVSGILSEIEGYSKEQSSGVREVNLASEQMNQVVQANAAHAEECAASSAQLNKSFRDFGEVISLIEKVVEGAQAGRARADGAGDLDESSGSPVQVAAHGRMDRFASVAEDSWESGDSFLR
- a CDS encoding DUF72 domain-containing protein; translation: MQIPFPYFTGCPAWSNRNWIGRVFRTGTETSELLREYSRVFNTVEGNTLFYALPPMATVERWMAETAVHFRFAPKFPKVISHERRLQGAGEENKAFFRVLEALADGNKLGLSFLQLPPSFNINHLDTLSAYLKSLPKSFSYAVEPRHISWYDKADNEKRLDDLLETLNIDKAIFDTRPLFASDPDNKDEEEARERKPQMPIRKVGLSNHPVIRFVGKDNPNKNKKYLREWASVINKWILEGKKPYFFAHSGDDDFAPFVARQFNEKLKKINPAVPSLSEFEIDRIKPEQESEQLDLF
- the hisI gene encoding phosphoribosyl-AMP cyclohydrolase, with product MSQTCIHERTSHEEIENGQKLQPKFDSNGLIPCITTEVHTNEVIMFAWMNEEALNHTIETGKATYYSRSRGKLWVKGESSGQIQWVKELRTDCDQDVILIKADIGENGAACHTGYKSCFYRKLDGDKLVFDGGERVFDPAEVYKK
- the lpxA gene encoding acyl-ACP--UDP-N-acetylglucosamine O-acyltransferase; the encoded protein is MSGNIHPTAVIDPKAELASDVEVGAYAVIGPQAKIGSGTKIWHHASIWGNTSIGKDCQIFPFASIGMQTQDLKFKGGNPGVKIGDRNVFREYVSINAATNDGDFTEIGNDNLLLAYGHVGHCCKLGNNIIASNGVAFAGHVVVEDHAGIGGGGTGIHQFCHVGRHCFIGGCSKVEQDVPPFMLADGNPAKIRMFNKVGLERAGYTPEQMSAIKFIFRTFYRQGLNRQQAIEAIKSSSFADTQEAKSYIAFAESSERGLAGGNK